A part of Thermocrinis albus DSM 14484 genomic DNA contains:
- a CDS encoding ammonium transporter has protein sequence MKRWIGGIIPLLLPLSFALAEGTQPKLDTGDTAWMLMSTALVMLMTLPGLAIFYGGLSKNKDTLNTIGMSFLAYCVVSFLWVVYGYSLAFGEDIGGIIGSASKVFLNGVTVNSLQGTIPEMLFVAFQLTFAAITVALISGSYIERMKFSAWLVFSILWMSLVYVPVAHWVWGGGFLAKLGALDFAGGTVVHINAGIAGLIGALLLGKRKDTSLIPSNLPLVVIGAGLLWFGWFGFNAGSAVGANGLAAAAFLNTNTATAVAALAWMFTEWLHAKKPTVLGLASGAVAGLVAITPAAGFVNIYGAIVIGALAGILPYFAVAMLKPKLGYDDALDVFGIHGVAGILGAILTGVFADPTINQAGKGLLYGNPSQLTVQLISVGVVIVYDAVMTAIILFITKALVGLRVLPEEEITGLDRSQHGESAYNIT, from the coding sequence ATGAAGCGCTGGATAGGTGGTATTATACCACTACTGCTGCCCTTAAGTTTTGCACTGGCAGAGGGTACACAACCCAAACTGGACACTGGTGACACGGCATGGATGCTCATGTCCACAGCTCTTGTCATGCTTATGACACTGCCTGGTCTTGCCATCTTTTACGGTGGCCTGTCCAAAAACAAGGACACCCTTAACACAATAGGCATGTCCTTTTTGGCATACTGTGTGGTCTCTTTCCTATGGGTGGTCTACGGTTATTCTCTTGCCTTTGGAGAAGATATAGGTGGTATCATAGGTTCCGCCTCCAAGGTTTTCCTCAACGGCGTTACTGTGAACAGCTTACAGGGAACTATACCGGAGATGCTCTTTGTGGCTTTTCAACTCACCTTTGCCGCCATCACGGTGGCTCTCATAAGTGGTTCTTACATAGAGAGGATGAAGTTTTCGGCGTGGTTGGTATTCAGTATTCTGTGGATGAGTCTTGTCTATGTACCTGTGGCCCACTGGGTATGGGGTGGTGGTTTTCTGGCTAAACTGGGTGCTTTGGACTTTGCGGGTGGTACCGTTGTACACATAAACGCAGGTATAGCCGGTCTCATAGGAGCTTTACTGCTGGGTAAAAGGAAGGACACCTCCCTTATTCCCAGTAACCTTCCTCTGGTGGTGATAGGGGCAGGTCTTCTGTGGTTCGGATGGTTCGGTTTCAATGCGGGATCTGCGGTAGGTGCTAACGGGTTGGCTGCTGCGGCCTTTCTCAACACCAACACAGCAACCGCTGTGGCTGCTCTCGCGTGGATGTTCACTGAATGGCTACATGCCAAAAAACCCACCGTCTTGGGACTGGCTTCAGGTGCCGTGGCCGGTCTTGTAGCCATAACTCCCGCAGCAGGTTTCGTCAACATATACGGCGCTATTGTGATAGGAGCTCTCGCAGGTATACTGCCCTACTTTGCCGTAGCGATGCTGAAACCAAAGCTGGGTTACGACGATGCCTTAGATGTGTTTGGTATTCACGGTGTGGCTGGAATTCTGGGAGCTATACTGACAGGTGTGTTTGCAGATCCCACCATAAACCAAGCTGGCAAGGGACTGCTTTACGGTAATCCCTCCCAGTTAACGGTACAGCTTATCAGTGTGGGGGTCGTGATAGTGTACGATGCCGTCATGACCGCCATAATCCTCTTTATAACCAAAGCGTTGGTGGGTCTTAGGGTCTTGCCAGAAGAAGAGATAACGGGACTGGACAGATCCCAGCACGGAGAGAGCGCCTACAACATCACATAA
- the glnA gene encoding type I glutamate--ammonia ligase produces the protein MPKYTPAEVLSLIEQEGVQYVDLRFSDPYGQWQHLTIPAYELTLETFENGRGFDGSSIRGWQSIHESDMLAVPDPTTAFIDPFMEPKTLVMICDIYDPITRERYGRDTRYIAQKAEQYLKQTGIGDTAYYGPEAEFFIFDSVEFGTSANYAFWKVDSEEGWWNREITSSGYKIPHKRGYFPAPPLDKTYALRNEMVTILSQLGIVVELHHHEVATAGQGEIDIRYDSLVNQADKLFIYKYVVRMVAAKYGKYATFMPKVLPNDNGNGMHTHFSIWKNGENLFAGSEYAGVSEICLYAIGGILKHGPALTAFTNPTVNSYHRLVPGFEAPVRLAYSARNRSAAIRIPTYSQSPKAKRIEIRFPDPTCNPYLAFSAILMAAIDGIENRIHPGEPLDKDIYSLPPEELKDIPQLPGSLEESLKALENDYEFLLKGGVFTESFIEEWIQAKRKEIDELRFIPHPKEFEMYFDI, from the coding sequence ATGCCAAAGTACACGCCCGCAGAAGTTTTGAGCCTCATTGAACAGGAAGGCGTGCAGTACGTGGATCTGAGGTTCTCAGATCCCTACGGTCAGTGGCAGCATCTTACTATACCTGCCTACGAGCTTACGCTGGAAACCTTTGAAAACGGAAGGGGTTTTGACGGCTCCTCCATAAGGGGCTGGCAGTCTATCCACGAGTCGGACATGTTGGCTGTGCCTGATCCTACCACCGCCTTCATTGATCCCTTTATGGAGCCCAAGACTCTGGTGATGATATGTGACATTTATGATCCCATCACCAGAGAAAGGTACGGTAGAGATACCAGGTACATAGCCCAGAAAGCGGAGCAGTATCTTAAGCAGACAGGTATAGGTGACACCGCTTACTACGGACCTGAGGCTGAGTTCTTTATCTTTGACTCTGTAGAGTTCGGAACATCAGCCAACTACGCTTTCTGGAAGGTGGACTCAGAGGAAGGCTGGTGGAACAGAGAGATCACCTCTTCTGGTTACAAGATACCCCACAAGAGAGGATACTTCCCGGCGCCTCCCCTCGACAAGACTTACGCTCTCAGGAACGAGATGGTAACCATTCTTTCCCAACTGGGTATAGTAGTAGAACTCCACCACCACGAAGTGGCTACAGCTGGTCAAGGTGAGATAGACATAAGGTACGACTCTCTCGTCAACCAGGCGGATAAGCTCTTTATCTATAAGTACGTAGTGAGAATGGTGGCTGCCAAATATGGCAAGTACGCCACCTTTATGCCGAAAGTTCTACCCAACGATAACGGTAACGGTATGCATACCCACTTCTCTATATGGAAGAACGGAGAAAATCTGTTCGCAGGTTCTGAGTACGCAGGGGTTTCGGAAATATGCTTGTACGCCATAGGTGGTATACTGAAGCACGGACCTGCTCTGACAGCTTTCACCAACCCAACTGTTAACTCCTATCACCGACTGGTTCCCGGATTTGAGGCACCTGTAAGGCTCGCTTATTCTGCCCGTAACAGATCTGCAGCTATAAGGATACCTACCTACTCTCAGTCTCCTAAGGCAAAGAGGATAGAGATAAGGTTCCCTGATCCTACCTGCAACCCCTACTTAGCCTTCTCTGCCATTCTCATGGCGGCCATAGACGGTATAGAGAACCGTATACATCCCGGAGAACCTCTGGACAAGGACATATACTCCTTACCCCCAGAGGAACTCAAGGACATACCGCAACTTCCCGGATCCTTGGAAGAATCCCTGAAGGCTCTGGAGAACGACTACGAGTTCCTTCTAAAAGGAGGTGTCTTTACGGAGAGCTTCATAGAGGAGTGGATACAAGCAAAACGTAAGGAGATAGATGAGCTGAGGTTCATACCTCACCCTAAAGAGTTTGAGATGTACTTTGATATCTAA
- the cobA gene encoding uroporphyrinogen-III C-methyltransferase, protein MGKVYIVGAGPGDVELLTLKAVRIIREADVILYDRLVSEDILQLARPDCEIIYVGKEEGKHTPQDSINRMLVELSKVYRRVVRLKGGDPFVFGRGAEEALYLAQNGVEFEVVPGVSSVTGVPTYVGIPLTMRGVSSSFGVVTGHEGEGCYGVRWELSRYVDTLVVVMGVGKRQEIGRKLLELGRDAEEPVAFVERGCTSKQRVVVTSLGRLASDPPPVEPPALLVVGKVVELYKKLKDTQQHPEDALRLG, encoded by the coding sequence GTGGGTAAAGTCTACATAGTGGGAGCAGGACCTGGAGATGTGGAACTTCTTACGTTAAAGGCTGTGAGGATAATAAGGGAAGCGGATGTTATCCTCTACGACAGATTGGTCAGTGAGGACATACTCCAGTTGGCAAGACCCGACTGTGAGATTATCTACGTAGGGAAGGAAGAGGGTAAACACACACCACAGGACAGTATCAACAGGATGTTGGTGGAACTTTCTAAAGTTTACAGAAGGGTGGTGAGACTGAAGGGAGGGGATCCTTTCGTGTTTGGAAGGGGTGCGGAGGAAGCGCTCTATCTGGCTCAAAATGGTGTTGAGTTTGAGGTGGTTCCTGGTGTCAGTTCGGTGACTGGTGTACCTACGTACGTAGGGATACCCCTCACCATGAGGGGTGTTTCTTCCTCCTTTGGAGTGGTAACTGGGCACGAGGGGGAAGGTTGTTACGGTGTGAGGTGGGAGCTGAGCAGGTACGTGGATACTCTGGTGGTGGTGATGGGTGTGGGTAAGAGGCAGGAGATAGGTAGGAAGCTGTTGGAGTTGGGGAGGGATGCTGAAGAACCCGTGGCCTTTGTGGAGAGGGGATGCACATCCAAACAGAGGGTTGTGGTGACCAGTTTAGGTAGGTTGGCCAGTGATCCACCACCTGTGGAACCTCCTGCGTTGCTGGTGGTGGGTAAAGTGGTGGAACTATACAAAAAACTTAAAGATACTCAACAGCATCCAGAAGATGCGTTACGTCTGGGATAA
- a CDS encoding TIGR01458 family HAD-type hydrolase has protein sequence MPKAVLLDIDGVLMVGGSPLPGAPLILEKLKERFKIALVSNITRSSFSQTLEKLRGAGFHIGEEELFTPIKVAVDYIKTVGGKVFALTTEEAKEDLRELEGEPVTHVLVGDAYTNFTYHALNKAFRYLIKGARLVALAENRYFKDKDGELSLDAGPFVRALEYASGQRATLLGKPSPTFFLKVLEKLGVSAEEAVMVGDDIEADVLGAQRVGMKSVLVKTGKFREEDLQKCIIPHLVIPDVTHLLDAVEYL, from the coding sequence ATGCCAAAGGCTGTTCTTTTAGATATAGATGGAGTGCTCATGGTGGGGGGTAGCCCTCTTCCGGGGGCTCCCCTCATTTTGGAAAAGCTAAAGGAACGCTTTAAGATAGCTCTTGTCAGTAACATCACACGTTCATCCTTTTCACAAACCTTGGAGAAGTTAAGAGGCGCGGGTTTCCATATAGGAGAAGAAGAGTTGTTCACACCTATCAAAGTGGCGGTAGACTACATAAAGACTGTGGGGGGTAAGGTGTTTGCTTTGACCACCGAGGAAGCTAAGGAAGATCTCAGAGAACTGGAGGGTGAACCTGTGACCCATGTACTGGTGGGTGATGCTTATACTAACTTTACCTACCATGCGCTCAACAAGGCTTTTAGATACCTTATAAAAGGTGCACGGCTCGTAGCGTTGGCCGAAAACAGGTACTTTAAGGATAAAGATGGGGAGCTTTCCCTAGACGCAGGTCCTTTCGTAAGAGCCCTTGAGTACGCCTCAGGACAAAGAGCCACTCTGTTGGGAAAACCTTCACCTACCTTTTTCTTAAAGGTTTTAGAAAAACTGGGTGTGAGCGCTGAGGAGGCTGTTATGGTAGGGGACGACATAGAGGCTGACGTGTTGGGTGCGCAGAGGGTGGGCATGAAGAGTGTTTTGGTAAAGACGGGAAAGTTCAGGGAGGAGGATCTACAGAAGTGTATAATACCCCACTTAGTTATCCCAGACGTAACGCATCTTCTGGATGCTGTTGAGTATCTTTAA
- the xth gene encoding exodeoxyribonuclease III → MAMFRVCTYNVNSIRSRRELLFMWLERSQVDVICLQETKVEERAFPFPDFEKIGYHCYVKGQRTYNGVAICSKLPLQDVFKDTSMDILDKESRIIGGRLGDIWLINVYFPHGDLRGTPKFTYKLAFYQQFYQFLAENFSPEDKIILLGDMNVALEDIDVYDPVLLRDTIGTMEEERSALRKILEWGFVDTFRYLYPNKVQFTWWDYIGGAVWKDQGMRIDYILVTKPLLPSVRDVYVDMWARKRRSPKPSDHAPVVCLLEL, encoded by the coding sequence ATGGCTATGTTTAGGGTGTGTACCTACAATGTCAACTCTATAAGGAGCAGGAGAGAGCTCCTCTTTATGTGGTTAGAAAGATCTCAGGTTGATGTAATCTGTCTTCAGGAAACAAAAGTAGAGGAAAGGGCTTTTCCATTCCCGGATTTTGAAAAAATAGGTTATCACTGTTATGTGAAAGGCCAAAGGACTTACAACGGGGTAGCTATATGCAGTAAGTTGCCTCTCCAAGATGTTTTCAAAGATACATCTATGGATATCTTAGACAAAGAGAGCAGAATAATAGGTGGAAGATTGGGGGATATATGGCTTATAAACGTGTACTTTCCTCACGGAGATCTACGCGGGACACCTAAGTTTACTTACAAACTCGCCTTCTACCAGCAGTTTTACCAGTTTCTTGCGGAAAATTTTAGTCCAGAAGATAAGATAATACTATTAGGTGATATGAACGTAGCTTTAGAAGATATAGATGTTTATGATCCGGTGCTTCTGAGAGATACTATAGGAACTATGGAAGAGGAAAGAAGCGCGTTAAGGAAGATACTGGAGTGGGGTTTTGTGGACACCTTCAGATATCTGTATCCCAACAAAGTTCAGTTCACGTGGTGGGACTACATAGGAGGTGCTGTGTGGAAGGATCAGGGTATGCGCATAGACTACATCCTGGTTACCAAACCCCTCCTCCCTTCTGTGAGGGACGTATATGTAGATATGTGGGCTCGCAAGAGGAGATCGCCTAAACCTTCGGATCATGCACCTGTGGTGTGTCTGTTGGAACTATGA
- a CDS encoding molybdopterin oxidoreductase family protein: MSVPFQCPFCGVACGLLWEEGRVRGDKKHPATRGDLCQKPVYYPRMMDSGRITVPLYRENKDGPFREISWDKAYDILSSILKSLDGEEVYFYLSGQLLTEDIYVMVKLVKGFLKTNNMDANSRLCMATPATAYRLVFGSDGPPGCYDDIDDSDTFVFVGSNAAWTHPVIYKRVLKRKHDAGAYVVVIDPLKTETAKHADMHIQLKPGTDAFLFNAVLYVLYKEGCIDKDFVSYCVEGFEETLTTVTKYAPSLVSSLCNVPLSQIIKLAELYATSKKLISFWCQGINQSSSGVATNIALMNLHLATGRVGEKGFPFALTGQPNAMGGREMGYLSHALPGYRDVRNKDHRHQVESFWGIPEGSIRDKPGPTVMEAVDLILEGKIKFLWVVATNPAVTLPSLGKVWKALRKVFLVVQDAYFNDTVSFANLVLPAAQLGEKEGTMTGSDRTITLCRRWSHPPGEARPDWQIFTQLAERLGFGKSFPYTSSEDIFNELKQLTKGRVCDISEFSYRDLPRRWGGRWLYPNGSFPTPTGKARMYPIDPVQKETTGGQMILITGRTKNQWHTMTRTGKVPQLLKGEEEPFVAINPVDADRLGLRDQDTVVLKRGRYAVRIKCRVSHHVPQGVLFSPFGYGISFGNPINLLTTDTVDPLSFQPELKFTPVEVLGCYEETSCTVRKQEEGGVP; this comes from the coding sequence ATGAGTGTACCTTTTCAATGTCCCTTCTGCGGGGTGGCATGTGGCCTCCTGTGGGAAGAGGGGAGGGTGAGGGGAGATAAGAAACATCCTGCTACGCGGGGAGACCTTTGCCAAAAACCCGTCTATTACCCCCGTATGATGGACAGTGGACGTATAACAGTACCCCTCTATAGGGAAAACAAGGATGGACCCTTCAGGGAGATAAGCTGGGATAAAGCATACGACATTCTTTCCTCCATACTCAAAAGCCTTGATGGTGAGGAGGTTTACTTTTACCTTTCTGGACAGCTTCTGACAGAAGATATATACGTAATGGTAAAGCTGGTGAAGGGCTTTCTGAAAACCAACAACATGGATGCCAACTCTAGATTATGTATGGCTACGCCCGCCACCGCTTACCGATTGGTCTTTGGATCTGACGGTCCCCCTGGTTGCTACGATGATATAGATGACTCAGATACCTTTGTTTTCGTAGGATCCAACGCTGCCTGGACACACCCCGTGATTTACAAACGAGTCCTCAAGAGGAAGCACGATGCGGGAGCATACGTAGTGGTTATAGATCCTCTCAAAACTGAAACGGCTAAGCACGCTGATATGCATATCCAACTGAAGCCAGGCACCGACGCTTTTCTCTTTAACGCCGTGCTCTACGTTCTTTACAAGGAAGGGTGCATTGATAAAGACTTTGTATCCTACTGCGTGGAGGGTTTCGAGGAAACCTTAACAACAGTAACTAAGTATGCTCCCTCTCTTGTGTCCTCTCTATGCAACGTACCTCTTTCTCAAATCATAAAGCTTGCCGAACTCTACGCCACTTCCAAGAAGCTTATAAGCTTTTGGTGTCAGGGTATAAATCAATCGTCCTCCGGGGTTGCCACTAACATAGCTTTGATGAATCTTCATTTAGCAACGGGAAGGGTGGGCGAAAAGGGTTTTCCCTTTGCTCTTACAGGTCAGCCAAACGCCATGGGTGGTAGAGAGATGGGGTATCTATCGCATGCGTTGCCTGGTTACCGAGATGTGAGGAACAAGGACCACAGACATCAGGTGGAAAGCTTCTGGGGTATACCGGAAGGCAGTATAAGGGATAAACCCGGACCCACCGTGATGGAAGCTGTTGATCTTATTCTAGAAGGTAAGATCAAGTTCCTTTGGGTTGTAGCAACGAATCCTGCAGTAACACTTCCCTCTTTGGGCAAGGTTTGGAAAGCTTTGAGAAAGGTTTTTCTTGTAGTACAAGACGCTTACTTTAACGATACAGTGAGCTTTGCCAACCTGGTGCTACCTGCAGCTCAGCTAGGTGAGAAGGAAGGGACCATGACAGGTTCCGACAGAACTATCACCCTGTGCAGACGGTGGTCCCATCCACCGGGGGAAGCAAGGCCTGACTGGCAGATTTTTACCCAGCTGGCTGAAAGGCTTGGCTTCGGCAAGAGTTTTCCCTACACCTCCTCTGAAGACATCTTTAATGAACTTAAACAACTGACCAAGGGCAGAGTATGTGACATCTCAGAGTTTTCCTACAGGGATCTACCTAGAAGGTGGGGTGGAAGGTGGCTTTATCCCAACGGGAGCTTCCCCACACCTACAGGAAAGGCTCGCATGTACCCAATAGATCCAGTTCAGAAAGAAACAACGGGAGGGCAGATGATTCTCATAACAGGTAGAACAAAGAACCAGTGGCACACTATGACACGTACGGGCAAAGTTCCACAGCTCCTTAAAGGCGAGGAAGAACCTTTCGTGGCTATCAATCCTGTCGATGCAGACAGATTGGGCCTAAGGGACCAAGATACGGTGGTTCTCAAACGTGGGCGTTACGCCGTCAGGATAAAGTGTAGAGTGAGCCATCATGTACCACAGGGGGTCCTCTTTTCTCCCTTTGGTTACGGTATATCCTTCGGTAATCCTATCAACCTACTCACTACGGACACAGTGGATCCTTTATCTTTCCAACCTGAACTTAAGTTTACACCTGTGGAGGTGTTAGGGTGTTATGAAGAAACGAGCTGCACTGTGCGGAAGCAGGAAGAAGGAGGAGTTCCTTAA
- a CDS encoding P-II family nitrogen regulator, with the protein MKKVEAIIKPFKLDEVKDALVELGIGGMTVTEVRGFGQQKGHTEIYRGTEYVIDFLPKVKIEVVVKDEDVEKVVETIMKTAQTGRVGDGKIFIIPIEDVIRIRTGERGQQAI; encoded by the coding sequence ATGAAGAAGGTGGAGGCCATCATCAAACCTTTCAAACTGGACGAGGTTAAAGACGCTCTGGTAGAGCTGGGTATAGGTGGCATGACAGTTACGGAAGTGAGAGGATTCGGACAGCAGAAGGGACACACGGAGATTTACCGAGGTACGGAGTACGTGATAGACTTTCTCCCTAAGGTGAAGATAGAAGTGGTGGTAAAGGACGAGGATGTGGAGAAGGTGGTGGAAACCATTATGAAAACGGCACAGACAGGAAGGGTAGGTGATGGTAAGATTTTCATAATACCCATAGAAGACGTCATAAGGATAAGAACAGGTGAAAGAGGTCAGCAAGCTATATGA
- a CDS encoding HU family DNA-binding protein, whose translation MTKAELVSAIAKGAGITKKEADAALKAAVAAVADALKKGERVAIPGFGIFTVRQRAARKGRNPRTGAVINIPARKVVVFRPAKDLREGLK comes from the coding sequence ATGACGAAAGCTGAGCTTGTTTCCGCCATAGCCAAGGGGGCCGGTATAACCAAAAAGGAGGCAGATGCTGCCCTTAAAGCAGCTGTAGCTGCTGTGGCTGATGCCCTCAAGAAGGGTGAAAGGGTGGCCATACCCGGTTTTGGTATCTTTACCGTAAGGCAGAGGGCTGCCAGAAAGGGAAGGAATCCCAGAACCGGTGCCGTTATCAACATCCCTGCCAGAAAGGTGGTGGTGTTCAGGCCCGCCAAGGATCTGAGAGAAGGCCTCAAGTAA
- a CDS encoding uroporphyrinogen-III synthase, which produces MKKRAALCGSRKKEEFLKMMAETDIEAYVEEVVTIEYLPAEEVAKKLEEVLSLKPSHFLFTTGEGVQRLFQVAEEYGVLPHLLQLLKNCVILCRGYKTRGVLLKYGLSIAAYSESTSHLLNTLKDDVKIAVQPYGEEIEELKGRAFVLPVYRYKMDTNRMDAFIEKLLKGFYHGVLFTSPYQVRYTFARARDIGMEGYLANVMTDRVLVVAVGHMTAEELYKAGVFRVLKPPKERFPLAVRELLKGLDRG; this is translated from the coding sequence ATGAAGAAACGAGCTGCACTGTGCGGAAGCAGGAAGAAGGAGGAGTTCCTTAAGATGATGGCGGAAACTGACATAGAGGCTTATGTAGAAGAGGTGGTTACAATAGAGTATCTGCCAGCAGAGGAAGTAGCCAAAAAACTGGAGGAGGTTTTGTCCTTAAAACCAAGCCATTTCCTTTTCACAACGGGTGAGGGAGTCCAGAGACTATTTCAGGTAGCTGAAGAATACGGAGTTCTACCTCACCTTCTCCAACTCCTGAAGAACTGTGTCATACTCTGCAGAGGTTACAAAACTAGGGGTGTACTCCTCAAGTACGGCTTATCCATAGCTGCCTACTCTGAAAGTACCAGCCATCTTCTTAACACCCTTAAGGACGATGTAAAGATCGCTGTCCAACCCTACGGTGAAGAGATAGAGGAACTGAAGGGTAGGGCCTTTGTACTTCCCGTTTACAGGTATAAGATGGATACCAACAGGATGGACGCTTTTATCGAAAAGTTACTGAAGGGTTTCTACCACGGCGTACTCTTTACATCTCCTTACCAAGTGAGGTACACCTTTGCTAGGGCCAGGGATATCGGCATGGAAGGATATCTTGCGAATGTTATGACAGACAGGGTTTTGGTGGTGGCGGTGGGGCACATGACAGCGGAGGAGCTGTATAAAGCGGGAGTGTTCAGAGTGTTAAAACCACCTAAGGAGAGATTCCCGTTGGCTGTGAGAGAGTTACTGAAGGGTCTTGACCGTGGGTAA
- a CDS encoding RsmE family RNA methyltransferase — translation MQRTVATFRRGDLFRIEGEELKHIFARRWKVGQKVEVFWEGRLFLCVLESISKKGAVCRILEEISTRPAEPYVYLYQCVPVEIGKMDFIVEKVSEVGAYQLTPLLSSRSFQNLQALEKRYERWRRIAFSSFKQCGRPIPLEIAPVTHLEDLKCRGGVCMVLDSFGGEIWLSEVNLKDVKEVHLVVGPEGGFSEKEVQLLREKGFLPVRLRPYTLRSETAAVLAVGLVMNFSSPPSPTSS, via the coding sequence ATGCAGAGAACTGTAGCTACCTTCCGCAGAGGTGATCTTTTCAGAATAGAGGGGGAGGAGTTAAAACACATCTTTGCAAGAAGATGGAAGGTGGGACAAAAGGTGGAGGTTTTTTGGGAGGGAAGGCTCTTCCTCTGTGTTCTTGAGTCCATCAGTAAAAAAGGTGCCGTGTGTAGAATACTGGAGGAGATAAGTACCCGACCTGCTGAGCCTTACGTGTATCTTTACCAGTGTGTTCCTGTAGAGATAGGTAAGATGGATTTTATAGTGGAGAAGGTGAGTGAAGTGGGAGCTTACCAACTTACACCCCTTCTGTCATCTCGGAGTTTTCAGAACCTACAGGCCCTAGAGAAAAGATACGAAAGGTGGAGGAGGATAGCTTTTTCCTCCTTTAAGCAGTGTGGCAGACCCATACCTTTGGAGATAGCACCTGTCACTCATCTCGAAGATCTGAAGTGTAGGGGAGGTGTGTGTATGGTGCTGGATAGCTTTGGAGGTGAGATTTGGTTGAGTGAGGTCAATCTAAAGGATGTAAAAGAGGTGCATTTAGTGGTGGGTCCAGAAGGTGGATTCTCTGAGAAAGAGGTACAACTTTTGAGGGAAAAAGGTTTTCTACCTGTTCGTCTAAGACCCTACACACTGAGGTCAGAAACCGCTGCCGTACTGGCTGTAGGTTTGGTGATGAATTTCAGTAGTCCTCCTTCTCCCACATCTTCATAG
- a CDS encoding porin: MKKYLLLTALTGCVFQASALELKTDFMGSINVNGALTGYILYSNNKTDNKKTRYDVGSAIIQISKPAEPWGFNLMGGAYSLPVVGVGLSKTATYTDLYSALPVAYLELTPVKGLSIKAGRLPTIIGYESAFTYLNNYIQRGLVWNMQPVFHQGVRVSYSTDLLGVTLGVNDGFFTASTAHAKAALEGSIALTPVKDGSIAFNFLIPSKSSRPNNTAAPANKREYNLVASYSIGNLTAAVDALYVEAPADSEAQVPSKAKASGVALHLAYNLKPFKVAGRIEYVKDNSDVGGIDLVGLGDGNKAWTFTLTPSYSKGPLFVRGELSYVAADRPFTSNSKKNQTRLGVEVGFLF; encoded by the coding sequence ATGAAGAAGTACCTACTGCTGACAGCTCTCACTGGCTGTGTCTTTCAGGCAAGCGCTTTGGAACTGAAGACAGACTTCATGGGCTCCATCAACGTAAACGGTGCCCTCACAGGCTACATCCTCTACAGTAACAACAAAACCGACAACAAAAAGACACGTTACGACGTAGGATCCGCCATAATCCAGATATCAAAACCTGCGGAACCTTGGGGTTTTAACCTGATGGGTGGGGCCTACAGCCTGCCCGTTGTGGGTGTAGGTCTTTCTAAGACCGCTACCTATACTGATCTCTACAGTGCACTACCTGTTGCTTACTTAGAGCTGACTCCCGTTAAGGGGCTCTCCATAAAGGCAGGTAGACTTCCTACCATAATAGGGTACGAGTCTGCCTTTACTTATCTTAACAACTACATTCAGAGAGGTCTTGTATGGAATATGCAACCTGTTTTCCACCAGGGTGTCAGGGTAAGCTATTCTACAGATCTGTTAGGTGTAACCTTAGGTGTCAACGATGGCTTTTTCACCGCCTCCACCGCGCATGCTAAAGCCGCTCTTGAAGGAAGCATAGCACTAACACCCGTGAAGGACGGTTCCATAGCCTTTAACTTTCTTATACCCTCCAAGAGTTCAAGACCCAACAACACAGCCGCGCCGGCCAACAAGAGGGAGTATAACCTGGTTGCATCTTATTCCATAGGTAACTTAACAGCTGCGGTGGATGCCCTGTATGTGGAGGCTCCTGCAGACTCAGAGGCCCAAGTACCTTCAAAGGCCAAAGCGAGTGGAGTTGCTCTACACTTAGCTTACAATCTGAAACCCTTTAAAGTGGCCGGTAGGATAGAGTACGTCAAAGATAACTCGGACGTAGGAGGAATAGACCTCGTAGGTCTTGGAGATGGAAACAAGGCATGGACATTCACTCTGACACCCTCCTACAGTAAAGGCCCTCTCTTCGTAAGAGGTGAGCTGTCCTATGTGGCTGCCGACAGGCCTTTTACTTCCAACAGTAAAAAGAACCAGACCAGACTGGGTGTAGAGGTGGGTTTCCTCTTCTGA